Proteins encoded together in one Lathyrus oleraceus cultivar Zhongwan6 chromosome 5, CAAS_Psat_ZW6_1.0, whole genome shotgun sequence window:
- the LOC127082881 gene encoding protein HIGH CHLOROPHYLL FLUORESCENCE PHENOTYPE 244, chloroplastic, which translates to MKMAGLRLPTSTATGCRSRLWGVALAPTTRRHAFHLEVYGSSNRRVGGVKCSISGDVGDRSAVNLGTGTPVRSTNILVVGATGTLGRQIVRRALDEGYDVRCLVRPRPAPADFLRDWGATVVNGDLSKPETIPATLVGVHTIIDCATGRPEEPIKTVDWEGKVALIQCAKAMGIQKYVFYSIHNCDKHPEVPLMEIKYCTENFLRDSGLNHVVIRLCGFMQGLIGQYAVPILEEKSVWGTDAPTRIAYMDTQDIARLTFIALRNEKINGKLLTFAGPRAWTTQEVITLCERLAGQDANVTTVPVSVLRFTRQLTRFFEWTNDVADRLAFSEVLTSDTIFSVPMGETYNLLGVDTKDIITLEKYLQDYFTNILKKLKDLKAQSKQSDIFF; encoded by the exons ATGAAAATGGCGGGTTTGAGGCTACCCACTTCTACTGCTACTGGTTGTAGGTCGAGACTATGGGGTGTAGCACTAGCACCCACGACGAGGAGACATGCATTTCACCTTGAGGTTTATGGAAGTAGTAATAGGAGAGTCGGTGGTGTGAAATGTAGTATTAGTGGAGATGTTGGTGATAGGTCGGCCGTGAATCTTGGTACCGGGACACCTGTTAGGTCAACCAACATACTTGTTGTGGGAGCCACCGGCACTCTTGGAAGGCAGATTGTGAGAAGAGCACTCGACGAAGGATACGACGTCAGGTGCCTTGTAAGGCCGAGGCCCGCTCCTGCCGACTTCCTTCGAGATTGGGGAGCAACTGTTGTCAATGGCGATCTTAGTAAACCAGAGACTATTCCCGCTACTTTGGTCGGTGTTCATACTATTATTGACTGCGCCACTGGCCGTCCTGAAGAGCCTATCAAAACT GTAGACTGGGAAGGTAAAGTCGCCCTTATACAATGTGCCAAAGCAATGGGAATTCAGAAATATGTTTTCTATTCCATCCATAACTGCGACAAACATCCTGAGGTTCCACTCATGGAGATCAAGTATTGCACCGAGAACTTCCTCCGTGATTCCGGACTCAATCACGTTGTCATTCGCCTATGTGGTTTCATGCAA GGTCTTATAGGCCAGTATGCAGTTCCTATCCTGGAAGAAAAGTCTGTTTGGGGAACTGATGCTCCCACCAGAATTGCTTACATGGATACTCAG GATATAGCTCGCTTGACTTTCATAGCATTGCGAAATGAAAAAATCAATGGTAAACTTCTTACTTTTGCCGGTCCTCGTGCATGGACAACCCAAGAG GTGATAACTTTGTGTGAGAGGCTTGCTGGTCAAGATGCTAATGTAACTACAGTTCCTGTCTCTGTTTTAAGATTTACTCGCCAGTTAACTAGGTTTTTTGAGTGGACAAATGATGTTGCTGACAGATTGGCATTTTCAGAG GTACTTACGAGTGACACAATTTTCTCTGTTCCGATGGGGGAGACATACAATCTGCTAGGTGTGGATACAAAAGATATAATTACATTGGAAAAGTATCTGCAGGACTACTTCACAAACATATTGAAGAAATTGAAGGATCTTAAAGCCCAGTCAAAACAATCAGATATTTTCTTCTAA